Proteins from one Triplophysa dalaica isolate WHDGS20190420 chromosome 6, ASM1584641v1, whole genome shotgun sequence genomic window:
- the LOC130425088 gene encoding P2Y purinoceptor 1-like has product MDNISAPNLNSSISGHPPWYQFDACAVAPYGFVFYFGVKVLNLAVGFPTNALVIWQIMKKKSEGSTSDIFIFNLSILDAYFCLMTPVDMVNRLYLNNENVWHFQRFAYGLKDMAPLFLTCICLDRYVAVVHPIVFTGIRDNRIRIGVSVFVWALILPVALTKSILGVLSTNEVFSGLILSAFFLMVFCNLSIIWVLRKSVAGKETMNPVKKKAFKMVIIVLAIIVVNYLPPVALMPFASTYTFVDLRCKISISVFAIMDLSCTLEPLLYVSKRGRSTLCCCPQSPPAKPIHVSV; this is encoded by the coding sequence ATGGACAACATCTCTGCTCCGAATCTCAACTCAAGCATTTCTGGCCATCCACCGTGGTACCAGTTTGATGCGTGTGCTGTCGCTCCTTATGGATTCGTCTTCTACTTCGGTGTCAAAGTGCTTAACCTCGCTGTGGGCTTCCCAACCAATGCCCTCGTGATTTGGCAGATTATGAAGAAGAAGAGTGAAGGCTCGACATCtgacatctttattttcaaCCTCTCTATCCTAGATGCATATTTCTGCCTCATGACGCCTGTGGACATGGTTAACCGCCTTTACCTGAACAATGAAAATGTCTGGCACTTTCAACGCTTTGCTTATGGACTGAAAGACATGGCTCCATTATTCCTCACCTGTATTTGTCTTGACAGGTACGTCGCTGTTGTCCATCCTATCGTATTCACCGGGATCAGAGACAATCGTATCCGGATTGgcgtctctgtgtttgtgtgggcaCTCATCCTGCCGGTCGCTCTGACCAAGAGCATCTTGGGAGTCCTCAGTACTAATGAAGTGTTCAGTGGACTCATCCTGTCGGCCTTCTTTCTCATGGTGTTCTGTAACTTGTCCATTATCTGGGTCCTCAGGAAGAGCGTCGCTGGGAAAGAAACCATGAATCCAGTCAAGAAGAAGGCCTTCAAAATGGTGATTATAGTTCTCGCCATCATCGTGGTTAACTATCTGCCTCCTGTGGCTCTAATGCCATTTGCTTCCACCTACACATTTGTGGATCTCCGCTGTAAGATCAGCATCTCAGTGTTTGCCATCATGGACCTGAGCTGTACGCTGGAACCTCTTCTCTACGTCTCTAAGAGGGGGCGATCCACGCTGTGCTGCTGCCCTCAGAGTCCCCCTGCTAAACCCATCCATGTCAGCGTCTGA
- the rps19bp1 gene encoding ribosomal protein S19 binding protein 1: protein MFAEHIQNRVNSRARHVIFINSERVFLKRIHQIMSASVIRRGLELFSEKDGEKHKQKPKKSSRNKQRLHRQTVKSKTTVKDKHIKSAVDEYRKRQKKNQLSSNLEYFLAAANKTQTKHTGKIIQQHSGRRACHQPDLPVTKPEEKSVFTEQEFQKFQQEYFSKL, encoded by the exons ATGTTCGCAGAGCACATACAGAACAGAGTGAATTCACGTGCACGACACGTAATCTTTATTAACAGTGAACGTGTTTTTCTCAAACGTATTCATCAAATCATGTCAGCATCAGTGATACGAAGAGGACTTGAACTGTTCAGTGAAAAAG atGGAGAGAAGCATAAACAGAAACCGAAGAAGAGCAGTCGTAATAAACAGCGACTTCACAGACAGACCGTGAAGAGCAAGACTACAgtcaaagacaaacacattAAGTCAGCTGTAG ATGAATatagaaaaagacaaaagaagaatCAACTGAGTTCAAATCTTGAATATTTCCTGGCTGCTGCTAACAAAACCCAAACAAAGCACACAGGAAAG ATCATACAGCAACATTCTGGTCGTCGTGCTTGTCATCAGCCAGATCTGCCCGTCACCAAACCCGAGGAGAAATCTGTCTTTACAGAGCAGGAGTTCCAGAAATTTCAGCAAGAATATTTTTCGAAGCTTTAA
- the LOC130424739 gene encoding uncharacterized protein LOC130424739 isoform X1: MAINQWPMSFKARAVCWFFVSRLFYVWCRMSSMVSGREHLNVIWESQELLAYLHPSPWTPGVAVVTHKTSGSTSSLFHLPEDAFVCLLLGARTVARLLCEKLDVRRCALVHTPHARAGSLGVELFVIPLHGVTELWKPHVAAEEDFQPYDPGYISSKSGPRWTDSCLEEIKNHIRARLPVPNTALNYTYLGEASDRELFPRIVRGEEKQWRVWEDDSHIAVLTPFPNTPGLTVLIPRKPLSSDILRLEAADYKELVLATRQVSRLLEAGLDAWGVGLIFEGFEIDYAHAKLIPLVSSPDKAVLSLTCPASDFTQLYPGYVTSVYGPPANIESLQEFCSKITHR, encoded by the exons ATGGCAATAAACCAGTGGCCAATGAGTTTTAAAGCTCGTGCTGTGTGCTGGTTTTTCGTAAG TCGTCTTTTTTATGTATGGTGCAGAATGTCATCCATGGTTTCTGGACGGGAGCATTTGAATGTAATCTGGGAGTCCCAGGAGCTGTTGGCATATCTGCACCCCTCTCCGTGGACCCCAGGGGTCGCTGTTGTTACCCATAAGACCTCTGGGAGTACTAGCAGCCTCTTCCACTTACCTGAGGATGCCTTTGTGTGTCTGCTTCTGGGAGCAAGAACAGTCGCGAGGCTCCTTTGTGAGAAGCTGGACGTCCGGCGCTGCGCCCTCGTCCACACGCCGCATGCTCGGGCAGGCAGCCTCGGTGTGGAGCTCTTTGTCATTCCCCTCCACGGTGTGACGGAACTCTGGAAACCTCACGTTGCTGCAGAAGAAGATTTCCAGCCCTACGATCCTGGATACATCAGTTCCAAGAGTGGGCCGCGCTGGACAGACTCCTGTCTAGAGGAGATCAAGAACCACATACGGGCGCGGCTGCCCGTCCCAAATACAGCTCTGAACTACACTTACCTGGGTGAAGCTTCTGACCGCGAGCTGTTCCCACGAATTGTGCGAGGAGAGGAGAAGCAGTGGAGGGTTTGGGAGGATGACAGCCACATTGCTGTTCTCACACCATTTCCCAACACGCCCGGACTCACTGTGCTAATTCCGAGGAAACCCCTCTCCAGTGACATATTACGACTAGAGGCGGCCGACTACAAGGAGCTGGTGCTGGCCACCAGACAAGTATCTCGGCTGCTGGAGGCGGGGCTTGATGCCTGGGGGGTGGGGCTTATATTTGAGGGCTTTGAAATTGATTACGCACACGCTAAACTGATTCCACTTGTCTCTTCACCAGATAAAGCTGTGCTGAGTCTCACCTGTCCGGCTTCTGACTTTACCCAGCTGTACCCTGGTTATGTAACATCAGTTTATGGTCCTCCTGCTAACATAGAAAGTCTCCAAGAATTCTGTTCCAAGATTACCCACCGATAA
- the LOC130424740 gene encoding P2Y purinoceptor 1-like, which yields MDNVSALNLNSSISGWRRPLWYHYEVCAAVPYGFVFYFSLKVLNLAVGFPTNALVMWQIMKKRSEGSTSDIFIFNLSILDAYFCLMTPVDLVNRIYLNNKSVWHFQRFAYGVKDMTPLFLTCICLDRYIAVVHPIVFTGIRDSRIRINVSMMVWVLILSYGLTKSVSKAMILYDLFSGVILSAFFLMVFCNLSIIWVLRKSVAGKETMNPVKKKAFKMVIIVLAIIVTNYLPSVALIPFSSTYTFVDLHCKITVSVYAIMDLSCTLEPLLYVSKMERSALCWCSQSPSGKADNVTI from the coding sequence ATGGACAACGTCTCTGCTTTGAATCTCAACTCAAGCATTTCTGGTTGGCGTCGTCCACTGTGGTACCACTATGAGGTGTGTGCAGCAGTTCCTTATGGATTCGTCTTCTACTTCAGCCTCAAAGTGCTTAACCTCGCTGTGGGCTTCCCAACCAATGCCCTCGTGATGTGGCAGATTATGAAGAAGAGGAGTGAAGGCTCAACATCtgacatctttattttcaaCCTCTCTATCCTAGATGCATATTTCTGCCTCATGACGCCGGTAGACTTGGTCAACCGCATTTATCTAAAcaataaaagcgtctggcacTTTCAACGCTTCGCTTACGGAGTCAAGGACATGACTCCCTTATTCCTCACCTGTATTTGCCTCGACAGGTACATCGCTGTTGTCCATCCTATCGTATTCACCGGCATCCGAGACAGTCGAATCCGGATCAACGTCTCCATGATGGTGTGGGTACTCATCCTGTCATATGGACTTACCAAAAGTGTCTCGAAGGCTATGATTTTGTACGATTTGTTCAGCGGAGTCATCCTGTCGGCCTTCTTTCTCATGGTGTTCTGTAACTTGTCCATCATCTGGGTCCTCAGGAAGAGCGTCGCTGGGAAAGAAACCATGAATCCAGTCAAGAAGAAGGCCTTCAAAATGGTGATTATAGTTCTCGCCATCATCGTAACAAACTATTTACCTTCTGTGGCTCTAATCCCGTTTTCCTCCACCTACACATTTGTGGATCTCCACTGTAAGATCACTGTTTCAGTGTATGCCATCATGGACCTGAGCTGTACGTTGGAACCTCTTCTCTACGTCTCCAAGATGGAGCGATCCGCGCTATGCTGGTGCTCTCAGAGTccctcagggaaagctgacaaCGTTACCATCTGA
- the LOC130425321 gene encoding P2Y purinoceptor 1-like isoform X2, translating into MDNISAPNLNSSISGPLPWYRYEIMKKKSEGSTSDIFIFNLSILDAYFCLMTPVDMVNRLYLNNENVWHFQHFAYGLKDMAPLFLTCICLDRYVAVVHPIVFTGIRDNRIRIGVSVFVWALILPVALTKSILGVLSTNEVFSGLILSALFLMVFCNLSIIWVLRKSVAGKETTNPVKKKAFKMVSTVLAIIVVNYLPPVALMPFASTYTFVDLRCKISVSVYAIMDLSSTLEPLLYVSKRERSALCCCPQSPPAKPIHVSV; encoded by the exons ATGGACAACATCTCTGCTCCGAATCTCAACTCAAGCATTTCTGGCCCTCTCCCATGGTACCGTTATGAG ATTATGAAGAAGAAGAGTGAAGGCTCGACATCtgacatctttattttcaaCCTCTCTATCCTAGATGCATATTTCTGCCTCATGACGCCTGTGGACATGGTTAACCGCCTTTACCTGAACAATGAAAATGTCTGGCACTTTCAACACTTTGCTTATGGACTGAAAGACATGGCTCCATTATTCCTCACCTGTATTTGTCTTGACAGGTACGTCGCTGTTGTCCATCCTATCGTATTCACCGGGATCAGAGACAATCGTATCCGGATTGgcgtctctgtgtttgtgtgggcaCTCATCCTGCCGGTCGCTCTGACCAAGAGCATCTTGGGAGTCCTCAGTACTAATGAAGTGTTCAGTGGACTCATCCTGTCGGCCTTGTTTCTCATGGTGTTCTGTAACTTGTCCATTATCTGGGTCCTCAGGAAGAGCGTCGCTGGGAAAGAAACCACGAATCCAGTCAAGAAGAAGGCCTTCAAAATGGTGTCTACAGTTCTCGCCATCATCGTGGTTAACTATCTGCCTCCTGTGGCTCTAATGCCATTTGCTTCCACCTACACATTTGTGGATCTCCGCTGTAAGATCAGCGTTTCAGTGTATGCCATCATGGACCTGAGCTCTACCCTGGAACCTCTTCTCTACGTCTCTAAGAGGGAGCGATCCGCACTGTGCTGCTGCCCTCAGAGTCCCCCTGCGAAACCCATCCATGTCAGCGTCTGA
- the LOC130425321 gene encoding P2Y purinoceptor 1-like isoform X1, with protein sequence MDNISAPNLNSSISGPLPWYRYEVCAAVPYGFVFYFGVKVLNLAVGFPTNALVIWQIMKKKSEGSTSDIFIFNLSILDAYFCLMTPVDMVNRLYLNNENVWHFQHFAYGLKDMAPLFLTCICLDRYVAVVHPIVFTGIRDNRIRIGVSVFVWALILPVALTKSILGVLSTNEVFSGLILSALFLMVFCNLSIIWVLRKSVAGKETTNPVKKKAFKMVSTVLAIIVVNYLPPVALMPFASTYTFVDLRCKISVSVYAIMDLSSTLEPLLYVSKRERSALCCCPQSPPAKPIHVSV encoded by the coding sequence ATGGACAACATCTCTGCTCCGAATCTCAACTCAAGCATTTCTGGCCCTCTCCCATGGTACCGTTATGAGGTATGCGCTGCAGTTCCTTATGGATTCGTCTTCTACTTCGGTGTCAAAGTGCTTAACCTCGCTGTGGGCTTCCCAACCAATGCCCTCGTGATTTGGCAGATTATGAAGAAGAAGAGTGAAGGCTCGACATCtgacatctttattttcaaCCTCTCTATCCTAGATGCATATTTCTGCCTCATGACGCCTGTGGACATGGTTAACCGCCTTTACCTGAACAATGAAAATGTCTGGCACTTTCAACACTTTGCTTATGGACTGAAAGACATGGCTCCATTATTCCTCACCTGTATTTGTCTTGACAGGTACGTCGCTGTTGTCCATCCTATCGTATTCACCGGGATCAGAGACAATCGTATCCGGATTGgcgtctctgtgtttgtgtgggcaCTCATCCTGCCGGTCGCTCTGACCAAGAGCATCTTGGGAGTCCTCAGTACTAATGAAGTGTTCAGTGGACTCATCCTGTCGGCCTTGTTTCTCATGGTGTTCTGTAACTTGTCCATTATCTGGGTCCTCAGGAAGAGCGTCGCTGGGAAAGAAACCACGAATCCAGTCAAGAAGAAGGCCTTCAAAATGGTGTCTACAGTTCTCGCCATCATCGTGGTTAACTATCTGCCTCCTGTGGCTCTAATGCCATTTGCTTCCACCTACACATTTGTGGATCTCCGCTGTAAGATCAGCGTTTCAGTGTATGCCATCATGGACCTGAGCTCTACCCTGGAACCTCTTCTCTACGTCTCTAAGAGGGAGCGATCCGCACTGTGCTGCTGCCCTCAGAGTCCCCCTGCGAAACCCATCCATGTCAGCGTCTGA
- the LOC130424739 gene encoding uncharacterized protein LOC130424739 isoform X2, whose product MAINQWPMSFKARAVCWFFVRMSSMVSGREHLNVIWESQELLAYLHPSPWTPGVAVVTHKTSGSTSSLFHLPEDAFVCLLLGARTVARLLCEKLDVRRCALVHTPHARAGSLGVELFVIPLHGVTELWKPHVAAEEDFQPYDPGYISSKSGPRWTDSCLEEIKNHIRARLPVPNTALNYTYLGEASDRELFPRIVRGEEKQWRVWEDDSHIAVLTPFPNTPGLTVLIPRKPLSSDILRLEAADYKELVLATRQVSRLLEAGLDAWGVGLIFEGFEIDYAHAKLIPLVSSPDKAVLSLTCPASDFTQLYPGYVTSVYGPPANIESLQEFCSKITHR is encoded by the exons ATGGCAATAAACCAGTGGCCAATGAGTTTTAAAGCTCGTGCTGTGTGCTGGTTTTTCGTAAG AATGTCATCCATGGTTTCTGGACGGGAGCATTTGAATGTAATCTGGGAGTCCCAGGAGCTGTTGGCATATCTGCACCCCTCTCCGTGGACCCCAGGGGTCGCTGTTGTTACCCATAAGACCTCTGGGAGTACTAGCAGCCTCTTCCACTTACCTGAGGATGCCTTTGTGTGTCTGCTTCTGGGAGCAAGAACAGTCGCGAGGCTCCTTTGTGAGAAGCTGGACGTCCGGCGCTGCGCCCTCGTCCACACGCCGCATGCTCGGGCAGGCAGCCTCGGTGTGGAGCTCTTTGTCATTCCCCTCCACGGTGTGACGGAACTCTGGAAACCTCACGTTGCTGCAGAAGAAGATTTCCAGCCCTACGATCCTGGATACATCAGTTCCAAGAGTGGGCCGCGCTGGACAGACTCCTGTCTAGAGGAGATCAAGAACCACATACGGGCGCGGCTGCCCGTCCCAAATACAGCTCTGAACTACACTTACCTGGGTGAAGCTTCTGACCGCGAGCTGTTCCCACGAATTGTGCGAGGAGAGGAGAAGCAGTGGAGGGTTTGGGAGGATGACAGCCACATTGCTGTTCTCACACCATTTCCCAACACGCCCGGACTCACTGTGCTAATTCCGAGGAAACCCCTCTCCAGTGACATATTACGACTAGAGGCGGCCGACTACAAGGAGCTGGTGCTGGCCACCAGACAAGTATCTCGGCTGCTGGAGGCGGGGCTTGATGCCTGGGGGGTGGGGCTTATATTTGAGGGCTTTGAAATTGATTACGCACACGCTAAACTGATTCCACTTGTCTCTTCACCAGATAAAGCTGTGCTGAGTCTCACCTGTCCGGCTTCTGACTTTACCCAGCTGTACCCTGGTTATGTAACATCAGTTTATGGTCCTCCTGCTAACATAGAAAGTCTCCAAGAATTCTGTTCCAAGATTACCCACCGATAA
- the atf4a gene encoding cyclic AMP-dependent transcription factor ATF-4, protein MSVMSPMCLEDMGVLLLGPSSLTADPFGPLLDEDEESVLSEGSSSPLSSSYAESSSSLSLLSPSLCASVGCKSELSLLSCLPASEPERSKDAFSGMDWMTEKLDLGDFDLDSLIGSCNSDEPPSSPEDFLACLDADMDLDLDSLPFSSSELELPLPIDLPLSESTAEPEKSQEFAEIKSEPPSPAPSSKSAVSSTHTLDLGSEIDVSELMRSSTLLPSPGIELNVSPFHIVVVLSSNEELSVSSTGDLSDSDSGISVSDSPTRPADPAASPNPASSWRTKPYSRPDPDAASAVTGCVKTKVVEKKLKKMEQNKTAATRYRQKKRSEQEILNAECTDLERRNQELTEKADSISREIQYLKNLMEEVRSAKHRKANVGSS, encoded by the exons ATGTCTGTGATGTCCCCGATGTGTTTAGAAGACATGGGGGTCCTGCTCCTGGGGCCCTCGTCTCTGACGGCTGACCCCTTTGGGCCCCTTCTGGACGAAGATGAGGAGAGCGTTCTTTCAGAGGGGTCGTCGTCGCCCCTCTCCTCCTCCTATGCTGAATCTtcctcctctctctcgctcctctctccctctctttgcGCTTCTGTAGGGTGTAAGTCAGAGCTGTCGTTGCTCTCGTGTCTTCCTGCATCTGAGCCGGAGCGGAGTAAAG ATGCGTTTTCTGGAATGGATTGGATGACGGAGAAATTAGACCTGGGTGACTTTGACCTGGATTCTCTCATCGGGTCGTGCAATTCCGACGAGCCTCCCAGTTCTCCAGAAGATTTTCTCGCCTGCCTGGATGCAGATATGGATCTGGACCTCGATTCCCTGCCCTTCAGCTCTTCAGAACTGGAGCTCCCGCTGCCCATTGACCTCCCCTTGTCAGAATCCACGGCTGAACCAGAAAAATCACAGGAATTTGCAGAGATCAAATCCGAGCCTCCTTCTCCAGCACCATCTTCTAAATCTGCTGTCTCCTCGACCCACACTCTGGACCTAGGCAGTGAGATCGACGTGTCTGAGCTGATGAGATCCTCCACGCTACTCCCATCTCCTGGAATTGAGCTAAATGTCAGTCCGTTTCACATCGTGGTGGTTTTGTCTTCCAACGAGGAATTGAGCGTCAGTTCCACCGGCGATCTGTCAGACAGCGATAGTGGCATTTCTGTCTCTGATTCTCCAACTCGTCCAGCAGATCCTGCAGCATCACCTAATCCAGCGAGCTCTTGGAGAACCAAACCGTACTCCAGACCTGACCCAGATGCTGCGTCGGCTGTCACCGGCTGTGTGAAGACCAAAGTGGTTGAGAAGAAACTGAAGAAGATGGAGCAGAACAAAACTGCAGCGACACGCTACCGTCAGAAGAAACGCTCGGAGCAGGAGATCCTGAATGCTGAGTGCACCGATCTGGAGAGGAGAAACCAAGAGCTAACGGAGAAAGCCGATTCCATCAGCCGAGAGATCCAGTATCTGAAGAACCTCATGGAGGAAGTTCGTTCTGCAAAACACCGCAAAGCGAATGTTGGCTCATCCTGA
- the LOC130425321 gene encoding P2Y purinoceptor 1-like isoform X3: MDNISAPNLNSSISGPLPWYRYEVCAAVPYGFVFYFGVKVLNLAVGFPTNALVIWQIMKKKSEGSTSDIFIFNLSILDAYFCLMTPVDMVNRLYLNNENVWHFQHFAYGLKDMAPLFLTCICLDRKSVAGKETTNPVKKKAFKMVSTVLAIIVVNYLPPVALMPFASTYTFVDLRCKISVSVYAIMDLSSTLEPLLYVSKRERSALCCCPQSPPAKPIHVSV; encoded by the exons ATGGACAACATCTCTGCTCCGAATCTCAACTCAAGCATTTCTGGCCCTCTCCCATGGTACCGTTATGAGGTATGCGCTGCAGTTCCTTATGGATTCGTCTTCTACTTCGGTGTCAAAGTGCTTAACCTCGCTGTGGGCTTCCCAACCAATGCCCTCGTGATTTGGCAGATTATGAAGAAGAAGAGTGAAGGCTCGACATCtgacatctttattttcaaCCTCTCTATCCTAGATGCATATTTCTGCCTCATGACGCCTGTGGACATGGTTAACCGCCTTTACCTGAACAATGAAAATGTCTGGCACTTTCAACACTTTGCTTATGGACTGAAAGACATGGCTCCATTATTCCTCACCTGTATTTGTCTTGACAG GAAGAGCGTCGCTGGGAAAGAAACCACGAATCCAGTCAAGAAGAAGGCCTTCAAAATGGTGTCTACAGTTCTCGCCATCATCGTGGTTAACTATCTGCCTCCTGTGGCTCTAATGCCATTTGCTTCCACCTACACATTTGTGGATCTCCGCTGTAAGATCAGCGTTTCAGTGTATGCCATCATGGACCTGAGCTCTACCCTGGAACCTCTTCTCTACGTCTCTAAGAGGGAGCGATCCGCACTGTGCTGCTGCCCTCAGAGTCCCCCTGCGAAACCCATCCATGTCAGCGTCTGA